The genomic stretch CTCATGTGGCAATACAGAGGGCACGGGGATGGCTGGAAGATTACACGACGTACATGGAACACCCGAGTGTACATGCACTGTGGATGGAGTCACGCACTACCATCAAAGAGGGAATAAACACAACTGCACACAGAGGGAAAGACTAACAAGTAACCACCTCTGGTTGTCCACTTGTTTCTGGGGAGGACACCTGTACAACGGCACTCGTCCCTGACACACCTGAAGTCGGCTGTGGCTGCAAAGGATTCCATTTCTGTAATCgagaagacacagaggaaacCCTCCCCGCTCCGAAAGTAGTTGTCTCTAATTGCAGCGTAATCCTCCTGCCCAGCTGTATCCAAGATATCGATCTGCACTTCCTCCCCATCCAGCACGACCTTCTTCCGATAGCTGTCTGCTTTGGTAGGCTCGTAGTCCTCCACAAACTACAGAAGATGAAATAGAGATTCACGTGAAGCTGCTGAAATAGTACAGAGAGGTCCCATGTACTCTTCATTCAGGTTTCCCCGATGGTAAAAactcattaatttaaattttcattttaggtaATTTGGTGGCTTCGACATTTGTAAAAAGCCAGGGTTAAATGATTAAGTCTAGACTGTTTACAGCTTGAAAACGGtgctgttttcttccttaaaacaCCATAACTACAAAAGctattacacatatatttaatcaaatacataaaaattcctttcaatgtgacactaaatataaattttcatgCCAGaattgtggaaataacttgaaaGTAAGTCAATATTTAGGTAAGCATTGAGAGTTGTGAAAtctcttttctaaaatgaacCAAATCAAAAAAGTGACTTATACTACTCAGTAGAGTGGCAAATCATGAACTTTTAGATCTCTCTCTAaacatctgatttttaaaataacagtacaACTAAACAACTTTACATTCCCACATCCATCTTCAACTCTGTAAATCTCCCCTTGATATTTTTGATCACTGTATCATTGTTAGCATGTAAgaatgtatacatacacacttttgtagggttttttttattaggTCCTATAAGTATTTTCATTATCTGATATGTTCTTATATATTGGCTCAATGTCTATATCCCTCTACGAGAATTTAACCCTTGGGAGTAGGGACTTGACTATTCTACTCATCACTCCATCTCCCAGAGCTTAGAACATGTCTGAAACACATAGACGCTcactaaataattattaaaaatacgaACACAGTGTATTTGTAACTATAAAGGCTATGGAAAATTCTACCATATTTACATGctaatttttatttgcatatttatgaaTATCAAATACAAATATTCAGATAGCACATCAGATACTATGGTGAATATTAGTATTTATCAATACTAAATGAAAAGTTAAGCATTCATCAAATGTAAGGTATGTGAACAgtcttacctttttaaaaattttttttatttatttattttgagagagagagagagagggagagagagagagagagagagaagagagagaacatgcacacatgtgggtgaggggcagagagagagggtgagagagaatcccaagcaggcactactacactgtcagtgcagagccagctgaggggcttaaacccacaaacatgagatcatgacctgagacgaaatcaagagttggatgcttaaccaactgagccactcaggcaccctgtgaACAGTCTTACTTTTGACCTCCTCCATATTGTCAAGAAGGGGCCTGAAATTAGCAATTAGTTTGAAAGACTAGTTATTAAAATGAGTAGTAGGGAAAACAGATTGAACAGATAAATCAGCAATTTCATTTAAAGTACCATTTCAATCTCctctctttccaaattttttattatagtccCCAGCGAACAAGATAATTGATGGAAGCATTTTGTGTGTGACAGAATGCTGATGAGCAGGAAATAGGAGACATCGGGTGGTAAGGATCTGCAGGATTTGTTGTCAGGAGACCAGGCTTAGAGCTTGGTCACTCATCAGAGATCACTCTTCTTGGGTTGGGTAATCTCCCTGGGGTTCTgttttctcatccgtaaaatggggatactacCATACCATGCAggattgttatgaagattaagtaAGAAAGAATAATCATAAAACCCTGCTTCTATTGGAAGAATTGAGGATAAATGCTTAAAATGGATTATCAACTCTTAAATCATTTAGGCTTGATAAGGAAACTCTAGGGAAATAAAGTTCAACATAAATACAGGAACACAAATCTGTACCTTCTAGTGATTATATTTTAGGGCCATAGCCTTTACTTGTTTAATGATGAGTATATGCTAAGCCAAATACTACAATTGATTTCTCCatgattattaaaattattttattattggggcatctggctggctgagttggaggtgcatgtgactcttgatctctgggtcatgagttcaagccccagttgggtgtagagagtagtaaataaaactttaaaaaaaattattatcattactattgtTAAAGTTATCACAGGACACCTATGTATGTTAACTTTAAGTCTCAATTAGGTACTTTACCTACTAGTTCTATTAATTCAAGGTGGGAATCTCCATTAAAACACTTCAAATGAAAAAGCCAAAGTTAGATTGCTTCAAAATAGGTactgtttccagttctgttttgtttttaaagtaaaggtTTTTAAGGATCTTGAATTATTGACTCGTTAAATCAACATGTGTACAAATAGCTCtgaatttaaaaacaggaaaaaatgattaCTAGCTTTCAAGGACTTAAGGAATACACCTAAAACAGCACCAAAACTAAGCACACAAATACTCTCTGAAAGCCCAAACTTCGATATCCATTAAAAAATCGGCACTTACCTCATCATACATGAACTGTAGAGTCAGAGCAGACTTGCCCACACCACCACTGCCCACCATGATGACTTTGTGTAAGGCCAAAGAATTCTGACCCTTGGGCTTATTTGCAGCCATCTTGTGTCAAAGAGTTTTCAGCAAAGGCTTAAGAAGAAtctagaagaataaaaaaataagtaatgctCAGTACAGTCTTCCTCAGAATTCCAAGTGTAGGAAAGAGATAAGGTGTCCTTGGGCTTCAAGATACTAGTTTTCATTCTGCGGTGATTTTCAACAAACAGCAAACGAAGCACGCTCAAGAATCACTTATGAGAGAACACCATGACAATACAAGTATGTGACTCAAGGGCATTGCTCCTACAATAGCTAGTTTTCAGTAATGAGCTATGACCAAAGGTGAAAATTTTGCAGCACAACCACATGCTGACAATAACGAAGTATTAGATGTATTAGAATATCATCACACAGATTAGGAAAACAGGCTTACCAATCACTTCGTCTTCATATTAACCTTTATTGGCAATAATTAAAGAGATGTTTCTTCTAAGTCTAGGAAGAAACaactgaccaaaaaaaaacacaaaaaccaaggTTGCTGATCGAAAGGCTTACTCACTGTCagtttataaaagaagaaacctCATGCCAGTAACTTGGTAGCAGAATTAGACAGAATCCAATACTGTAGATCAGAGCTCCCAAGGGACATTGTGGAGGAGATGGCCGATCTAACTTAAATCCCTGGACCCAGTgcaccctcagtttcttcagaaAGTGCATTTGTTTATTGCCCTCACGTGCTTAGTGTGTGGAGACCGGATCCTCCAGAGGCTGGGGTGCTGCTGTACACTAACGGCACCCCGTCACTCTGGCTCCAAAGCAGGTCCCTTGGCCGGGAGGTCACGGCAAACACGGGGTTTGGGTGGAGCCCAAGTGAGGAGCTTTTCTGTTACTAGAGGCTCGAGGGGTTGCAGGTGGCTGCAACACCCTTCCTTCTCAGCGTCTTTTGACTTGTTTTGGTCCTGGGACAGCTTTCCCAAATTGCAGCTCATGGGACCACACCTGATCCTGCCTGCCTCTCCGTCCTGTGCCCATCTCCCCACTCGGCTGCATCAGTCCCAAGCCGGCCTCCTTCAGTTCTTCAGATGCTCTTCTGTGCCTCTTGGCCCTTGCCATGCAGTATCCTGTATTTGGCATATTCTTATGCAAGTTGGCTAAGACCTCTCTGTTTCTGGATCTCAGTCTTACCTGAAACTCGACCTAAATTATGCTCTCCTCTGCCCTGTGCGCTCATATAGCATCTGATACTTTCCCTCATGACCATTATCACGAGCTGAAATTGCTTGAAATGTGTTAGTTGCTTAATATGGGTCTTCTTCCCGAACATACCAGAAGCGGGTTGAGTGCAGGGGCCATAGTCTAGTTGGTTTACTTTATGCTTAATGTGACTAACATGGCTGGGTAAAGTCAGCCACTCAGTACGCAtgtgctgaatgaataaacaaatgttcTCAGTCTGACAACCTTGGGGAGTAATTTAGACTGTACCGGTATAAAGTAGCCATTGCTACTAGACATTCAATCACAAGCCTGGGCAAGGACAGTCTACTGTGGGTCTGTGCCTCACACACTGGCTATAACCCAAGAGCTGGGCCCTTCTCAGGCTCTGCCCAGAAATCACGCCCATATGACTATTTGCCCAAACAGAAAAgtcttaaagaaagaaacaactcaTAATCTTACTATCCATTTAATATGAACATGTTATACTTTGAGACTGCTTTCAATCTACGTGGAGTGTAACTCTGACACTATCTgtgcaatttcttttaaaaaaaaatttttttttcccaacgtttttaatttatttttgggacagagagagacagagcatgaacgggggaggggcagagagagggggagacacacagaatcggaaacaggctccaggctctgagccatcagcccagagcctgacgcggggctcgaactcacggaccgcgagatcgtgacctggctgaagtcggaagcttaaccgactgcgccacccaggcgcccctatctgtgcAATTTCTGATCCCGTTCttatttctgtaacattttaGCAGAAGCAGTTTGCACTGTGAATTGTATTGTAAAGACTCTACACTTGGAGGCTAGCAGTTTCATCAACTCAACAAACAAGAGCTGAGTCCCCCCTTTTTCCTGGGTACCAAGGACATGATTGTGAATGACTATCACTGCTCAGAAACAGTGAAAAATACCAGTGTATTTCAGATAACTGATAGCCTTATTCAAATAACTTAAAAGCCTTAAGTATACTAAGCCTCAGTAGCTTATGGAACATGCTCTTGCTGGTGTTCCTATATAAATCAGGAAATGATCCTCACTATTATGATCCTTACTTGCTGGCAGCTATAATCATTTCATGACTATGTAGCTACcgatttttatctatctatctatctatctatctatctatctatctatctatctagagtgtgtgtgcatgcatgagctgggaagggacagaaagtgagagagagacagagagagagagagagagagagagagagagagagagagagaatgaatcccaagcaggctccgtgctgtcagcacagagcccaatgcagggcttgaactcatgaacccgtgagatcatgaaatcAAGCATCAgtcgcttagccaactgagccactcaggagctccTACAGATGTATTTAAAGTCACAAAACTGAATGAACTCACTTTGGGATAAGATGAAGATGGGTAAGAGAAGGCAGCAGAAGAGATATCCCTGAGACAGCTCAACAGACTTGTTCAGGAGGAAAAGTGGCCACTCAGGAGGAAATCCAGTAATTGTACATAGAAACTGGTTGACTGTCAAATCCTGCTGGGAGGCTGAGCTGAGATATAAGAAGATAAGAGACTTACAGAGAATTGATTACTAGATTTTGGCAAGATGGAGATTGCTAATAACCTTGGGGAAAGTCATTTCACCAGTGAGGTAGGAATCACAGCCTGAATGGGGTGTGTTGAAGAGAAAACAGGAGGTATAAAAATGCACTTTTTTACTCTGAAGATGAAGAAATGTGGCCATAGATGGacagagtttttgtttggttgcttTTAAAACGTTATTAATGGATGTTCATATGATAATCATCCAAAAGAGGCAGAAACACATTAACaccagaaaggataaaaaccgtATCGTCATCTCATTAGATGcggaaaaagtatttgacaaagtacaatatccattcatgaaaacaactctcaacaaaataggttaGAGGAACACAtttcaacataatttttattatatatatatatatatatatatggaaaaaatacagCTACCATCattcaggaacaagataaggatgtccactcaccactttcattcaacacagtattggaagtcctagtcacagcagtcagacaagaaaaagaagtaaaaggcatcccaattgataaagaagaagtaaaacattcactatttgcagatgacatgatgctctacatagaaaaccctgcAGACCAccataaaactactagaactgataaatgaattcagtaaaatcgcatataaaattaatatacagaaatctgttgcatttttacacacaaataaagaagcagcagaaagagaaattaagaaaacactctcatttacaactgcaccaaaaatagtaCGATACCtggtgaaggggaggggcagagggagagggagagagagaatcgtaagcaggctccacatccagcaccAGAGCTCAGAACTCTGGGCTCgatctcagaaccatgagatcaagacttgagccaaaattaacagtcagatgcttaactgactgggccacccaggcacccctactgttcaattttttaaagtgatgtgCTAGAATAATACTATAGAACCTATTTGGTTAGAGGTGGGTTTTGAGTTTTCAAGCTGTTTTTCTCTGCTTCGTTCAGAAATTAGATACCTACACCATGctcaaaatattcatttaaatatgaattacctgatttttccccctccttctcttccttcctccatcaacAAAGGCACCGCTTTTGGTGCTGAGCCTATGGAGTTGAACTCCACAGGTCTAGGGTCTTGCCTCATGTTTAGCTGAGGTGTATGCATACTGTAtgagtttcctgttgctgctgtaacaaattactacaaacttatagtggcttaaaataatacaaatttattgtATTACAGTTCTGGTTGCCAGAAATCCAAAATGAGTCTTAAGGCTCAATCAAGGTATCAGTTGGACAGATTCTTTCTGGAAGCTCCAGAGGAGAATGtattccttgctttttccagtttttagagACTGGCACTCCTTGGCTCTTAAACAGTCTTAAATCTCtttgaaaaaagaattacatCTCTTGGCTACATCACAACAATCTCTGCTTCTGTGGTCATATTGCCTTCTCTTCTACGGTAGTCAAACCTCCTTCCACTTCCCTCTTAAAAGGAGACTTGTGATTACATTTAAGGCCCaccagaattttccaaaataatatctCAAGATCCTTGATTTAAtcacaaagtcccttttgccatagaAAGTAAGATTCACAGATTCCAGAGATTAGGATATGAGTATCtcgggccattattcagcctaccacataAAGTGGGTCAAGGTGCTTCAGACCACAAACCTTCAATCCAAATTCTAAACTctctattttaaactttaagaAGTTTTCTAGAAACGATCAACCTAGTTCTCCAATACTGAATAAGGAATACTCTTATCAAGTAAGATATCAAATATTCTCTGGCCACCAAAAGTGAAAAACCCAACGATCTTCATATTTCCAGAGCTCATTATCTTTAGACTTTCCTAATAAAGGTACTTATTATTAGTCTAGCAAAAATATTAGCtggtaaattctttaaaaaaaattttttttaatgtttatttattcttttcatagagagagacagcatgagcaggggaggggcagagagagagggagacacagaatccgaagcaggctccaggctctgagctgtcagcacagagctggacgctgggctcgaacccaggagctgtgggatcatgacctgagctgaagtcagttgcttaaccaacagagctacccaggtgcccctctgactGGTACAAGTTCTTAATGAGAGATTCTTTGTCAATaaagagattaaatgaattatttgctTCCCCTCCTATTTCAATAGTGCATTAAAAGTTTATGATCACCAGAAGTTCAGTTCCTATCAAACCATTACTAATCACATGTAGGTAGAGGCCAAATTAGTGACTCACTCTCAGAATATAAAGTATTTCATACAACAACTCACCCATGGCACTCCCTATCTGCATTAAGAATATCTGCTCAATAAAAAATTCCCaggaatttattataaaattaacaatttcaGAAGAATTAGAATATACCTGACCAAGGAAACAAGATACACTATTCCTTTttgaaagagttttttttttttttaagactatttaGGTTTATTACCAGGCACAAATAACAATATTGGTATATTTTTCcagccatttattttatttttattttttttaattaaaatttttttttcttttttaacatcttttttttatttttattttttaacgtttatttatttttgagacagagagagacacacagcatgaatgggggagggtcagagagagggagacacagaatctgaaacaggctccaggctctgagttgtaggcacagagcccgacgcggggatcaaactcacggaccacaagatcatgacttgagccgaagtcggccgcttaaccgactgaaccacccaggcgcccccccaaaattttttttcttaatgtttatttatttttgagacagagagagaacatgaacaggggagggtcagagacagagagggagacacagaatccgaagcaggctccaggctctgagctgtcagcacagagcctgacacggggctctaactcacagacagtgagatcatgacctaagccacagtcggaagctcaaccgactgagccacccaggcaccccaatttttccAGCCATTTAAATAAAGCACAGGTATTATCAATAGTGTTTAATGCTCCAGAGTATGGAAAAAGCTTCCAAATCCTCCTCAGAAAGCTAGCTTAACATTGATAAAGTTCTAACAAAGAGATAATAAAGGAAATGTAGATTAACTGATCTATCATGTGAATACAgtgcaaaaattctaaataaaaaatgttaccaTATAGAATccagcatattaaaagaataaaccaaAGTGACCAAGTAGAATTCAACCAGATATTGTAAGAAtagctttatattttaagaagtcaATAGAATTCCTcaaattaatagaagaaaataatcatattatTATCTGTATAAAGCCTACACTATTTGTAAAATCCAAAGTCTGCTGCTCATAAAAACCTTAATAAAGTAGAAATTTATTGGTACTCACTTAATATAGAAACTGGCTACCTTAAAGCCCACACCCTAAAAGTATCACTGTGCTtcatgataaaataaaacatttccattaatGCTTTTTTCAGGAATAAGAATGTCCACTATCACCACTCTTTAGCATTGTTCTGATAGTGGCATCTGAtgacatcagaaagagaaataaggagcAAATGACCATTATTAACTGATAATACGATTTCATACTTAGCCCAAAGGAATCAACTGAAAAATTGCTATCAAAAAGAGATTTCAAAGGGTAAATGGTTCTATACCAAATATGTTGTATAAAGaatgaatttcttttcaaataaatggCTAGAATGTATAGTGGAAGAAGGGGCCAAAGCAATTAAATGGGGGAAAtgacaatcttttcaacaaatagtccTGGAAAAATTGCATAAACCTTAGGAGGAAAAGAACCTCTACTCATTTCTCACCCTGTgccaaaaaattaatttgatatgTATGATAGACTCAAATGTAAAGCTAACATATAgtcttcaaaaaacagaaaaatatctttgagactctgagggaaaaaaagattttttagagaggacacaaaaaatatgaagtacaaaagaaaaaactgaaaaactggaCTATCAAAACTAAAATCCTCTACTCATCAAAAGGGactgat from Prionailurus viverrinus isolate Anna chromosome A2, UM_Priviv_1.0, whole genome shotgun sequence encodes the following:
- the RALA gene encoding ras-related protein Ral-A, which produces MAANKPKGQNSLALHKVIMVGSGGVGKSALTLQFMYDEFVEDYEPTKADSYRKKVVLDGEEVQIDILDTAGQEDYAAIRDNYFRSGEGFLCVFSITEMESFAATADFREQILRVKEDENVPFLLVGNKSDLEDKRQVSVEEAKTRADQWNVNYVETSAKTRANVDKVFFDLMREIRARKMEDSKEKNGKKKRKSLAKRIRERCCIL